The proteins below come from a single Thiohalobacter sp. genomic window:
- a CDS encoding TetR/AcrR family transcriptional regulator, whose product MSAQSDTRTRILEAARDLIYASSYADVGVQAICDRAGVKKGSFYHFFKSKQALTLAVIDHFFSDFRDSLIREAFHSDLPPPERFERLVALAIARQEMIHRETGHVLGCPFGNLATEMATSDQTIRGRIETVFSRLQGYVRDALRDGIERGDFPPLDVEATAAAMFAYFEGLMLLAKTRNDPAVLRELLPAMTQIRIPLAR is encoded by the coding sequence ATGTCTGCCCAGTCTGACACCCGGACCCGCATCCTCGAGGCCGCCCGGGACCTCATCTACGCCAGCAGCTACGCCGACGTAGGCGTGCAGGCCATCTGCGATCGCGCCGGGGTGAAGAAGGGCAGCTTCTACCACTTCTTCAAAAGCAAGCAGGCACTGACCCTGGCGGTCATCGACCACTTCTTCTCCGATTTCCGGGACAGCCTGATTCGCGAGGCCTTCCACAGCGATCTGCCCCCACCGGAGCGCTTCGAGCGCCTGGTCGCGCTCGCCATCGCCCGCCAGGAGATGATCCATCGCGAGACCGGCCACGTGCTCGGCTGCCCCTTTGGCAACCTCGCCACCGAGATGGCCACCAGCGACCAGACCATCCGCGGTCGCATCGAGACCGTGTTTTCCCGCCTGCAGGGCTATGTCCGTGACGCCCTGCGCGACGGCATCGAGCGCGGCGATTTTCCGCCTCTGGATGTCGAGGCCACGGCCGCGGCCATGTTTGCCTATTTCGAAGGCCTGATGCTGCTGGCCAAGACGCGCAACGATCCGGCCGTGCTGCGCGAGTTGCTGCCGGCCATGACGCAGATCCGTATCCCGCTCGCTCGCTGA
- a CDS encoding carboxymuconolactone decarboxylase family protein, giving the protein MHQQSPDTPSVSEQPLIRPQPPAADREQVARLFEAVESRLGFVPDGLKLYSLSPPLLEAFLGNVAYFNEGGTALSPALTAMIRYLVSWDSGCRFCVDFNEALLERMGHSLEAVRAARDDPERAPLEARERALLALALRAVTEPETVTADDLDALRAQGWGDRELFDAVAQAASNRAFNLVLRTFKVEHQGALA; this is encoded by the coding sequence ATGCATCAGCAATCCCCCGATACCCCTTCCGTTTCCGAACAGCCCCTGATCCGGCCGCAGCCGCCCGCCGCGGACCGGGAACAGGTGGCGCGCCTCTTTGAGGCTGTCGAGTCCCGGCTCGGCTTCGTGCCCGACGGGCTCAAGCTCTACAGCCTGAGCCCGCCCCTGCTGGAGGCCTTCCTGGGCAACGTCGCCTACTTCAACGAGGGCGGCACGGCGCTGTCGCCTGCGCTCACGGCCATGATCCGCTATCTGGTGTCCTGGGACAGCGGCTGCCGGTTCTGCGTGGACTTCAACGAGGCCCTGCTGGAACGCATGGGCCATTCCCTGGAGGCGGTGCGCGCCGCGCGTGATGATCCGGAACGGGCGCCGCTGGAGGCCCGTGAGCGCGCCCTGCTCGCACTGGCGCTGCGGGCGGTGACCGAGCCCGAGACCGTCACCGCCGATGATCTGGATGCGCTGCGGGCGCAGGGCTGGGGCGACCGCGAGCTCTTCGATGCGGTGGCCCAGGCGGCCAGCAACCGCGCCTTCAACCTGGTGCTGCGGACCTTCAAGGTCGAGCACCAGGGCGCGCTCGCCTGA
- a CDS encoding sensor domain-containing diguanylate cyclase, with protein sequence MDSERFSRAYAELNQRFIRLVGDLSALRALSDFDLQGDSEDALLEGALRVLMDTGEFERCSVFLIEDDELVCRQGTDLGALLDGRHEPPGQAHRFRIGQGIMGMAAETGNLQHCRDTRREVRFLHPEQRAEIGSLVSVPMRDGERLLGVINVSHNLADRFADHHEHLLQVFANFLARLLTAWRHRHRMEQELARRTRELQQALDEAHDLQRRYRELSIIDELTGIHNRRFFFPEAQAALANAVRHGLDFTVLMLDLDRFKQINDRHGHTMGDKVLQVTAALIKGQTREGDIIARFGGEEFVLALPGTDRDGARRLAERVLRSLRAIAFSSEPDPLRVTASAGIASLSDETGVQRTDLLESLLRRADQALYFSKASGRDRASSFADLPA encoded by the coding sequence ATGGACAGCGAACGCTTCAGTCGTGCCTATGCCGAGCTCAACCAGCGCTTCATCCGGCTGGTGGGTGACCTGTCGGCCCTGCGCGCACTGTCGGATTTCGACCTGCAGGGCGACAGCGAGGACGCCCTGCTCGAAGGCGCGCTGCGGGTACTGATGGACACGGGGGAATTCGAGCGCTGCTCGGTGTTCCTGATCGAGGATGACGAACTGGTCTGCCGCCAGGGCACCGACCTGGGCGCCCTGCTCGACGGCCGGCACGAACCGCCTGGCCAAGCCCACCGCTTCCGCATCGGCCAGGGCATCATGGGCATGGCCGCCGAGACCGGCAACCTGCAGCACTGCCGCGACACCCGCCGCGAGGTCCGCTTCCTGCATCCGGAACAGCGCGCCGAGATCGGCTCGCTGGTCTCGGTACCGATGCGCGACGGGGAACGGCTGCTGGGGGTGATCAATGTCTCGCACAACCTGGCGGACCGCTTCGCCGACCACCACGAACACCTGCTGCAGGTCTTCGCCAATTTCCTCGCCCGCCTGCTCACCGCCTGGCGCCACCGCCACCGCATGGAGCAGGAGCTGGCCCGACGCACCCGCGAGCTGCAGCAGGCCCTGGACGAGGCCCACGATCTGCAGCGGCGCTACCGCGAGCTGTCGATCATCGACGAGCTCACGGGCATCCACAACCGCCGCTTCTTTTTCCCCGAGGCCCAGGCCGCGCTCGCCAACGCCGTACGCCACGGCCTGGATTTCACCGTACTGATGCTGGACCTGGACCGCTTCAAGCAGATCAACGACCGCCACGGCCATACCATGGGCGACAAGGTGCTGCAGGTCACCGCCGCCCTCATCAAGGGCCAGACCCGCGAAGGCGACATCATCGCCCGTTTCGGCGGCGAGGAATTCGTGCTCGCCCTCCCGGGGACCGATCGCGATGGCGCGAGGCGGCTGGCCGAGCGTGTGCTGCGTTCGCTGCGCGCCATCGCCTTCAGCAGCGAGCCCGATCCCCTTCGGGTCACCGCCTCCGCCGGCATCGCCAGTCTGAGTGACGAAACCGGAGTACAGCGCACCGACCTGCTGGAAAGCCTGCTGCGCCGCGCCGACCAGGCACTCTACTTCAGCAAGGCCAGCGGCCGCGACCGCGCCAGCAGCTTCGCCGACCTGCCCGCGTAG
- the nadC gene encoding carboxylating nicotinate-nucleotide diphosphorylase, whose protein sequence is MLLEALDQQIHALVRRCLDEDLGGGDLTAALVPEDALARARVIAREPAVLCGLAWFNAVFAELDPRIRIDWHQQEGDRVAADTLLCTLSGPARPLLSGERSALNLLQTLSGTATLARRYADAVAGLPVRLLDTRKTLPGLRHAQKHAVRMGGCHNHRMGLYDGILIKENHIAACGSIAAAVAAARQLGTDLPVEVEVENLAELDAALEAGADILLLDNFDLETLREAVARNRGHARLEASGGVTLETVRAIAETGVDFISVGSLTKDVKAIDLSMRFD, encoded by the coding sequence ATGCTGCTCGAGGCCCTGGACCAGCAGATCCACGCCCTGGTCCGCCGCTGCCTGGACGAAGACCTCGGCGGCGGCGACCTGACCGCGGCACTGGTGCCCGAGGACGCGCTGGCCCGCGCCCGCGTCATCGCCCGCGAGCCGGCCGTGCTCTGCGGCCTGGCCTGGTTCAACGCCGTCTTCGCCGAACTCGACCCGCGCATCCGCATCGACTGGCACCAGCAGGAAGGCGACCGGGTCGCGGCCGATACCCTGCTGTGCACACTCTCCGGTCCCGCGCGACCGCTGCTCAGCGGCGAGCGCAGCGCGCTCAATCTGCTGCAGACACTGTCCGGCACCGCCACCCTCGCAAGACGTTATGCAGATGCGGTCGCCGGCCTGCCGGTGCGCCTGCTCGACACCCGCAAGACCCTGCCCGGCCTGCGCCATGCCCAGAAGCATGCAGTGCGCATGGGCGGCTGTCACAACCACCGCATGGGGCTGTACGACGGTATCCTGATCAAGGAGAATCACATTGCCGCCTGCGGTTCCATCGCCGCGGCCGTGGCCGCGGCCCGGCAACTCGGCACCGACCTGCCGGTCGAGGTCGAGGTCGAGAACCTGGCAGAACTCGACGCCGCGCTCGAGGCCGGCGCCGACATCCTGCTGCTGGACAATTTCGACCTGGAGACCCTGCGCGAGGCCGTGGCCCGCAATCGCGGCCACGCCCGGCTCGAGGCCTCCGGCGGCGTGACGCTGGAGACGGTACGCGCCATTGCCGAAACCGGCGTCGACTTCATCTCCGTCGGCAGCCTGACCAAGGACGTCAAGGCCATCGACCTGTCCATGCGCTTCGACTGA
- a CDS encoding HDOD domain-containing protein yields MTHRDTSPLARLQEILHLPPLPGVACRLLKELADDEADIDRLAALIEQDPGLAARIVGIANSAYFARSREVTSVRQAIVRVLGLNMVRGLAIGIALSRPFDASACPDFDVEGYWYQAFQTATLAAALAPHSPLDEAERDCLFLAGLLHNLGRLVLVHAFPGRMGDILRQWQREPDRPLAELESEALAVNETEAGRVIATLWNLPGCVGSVIEFCGQPRLAPTHAALVQLVALCRDLCAALHADPEHEPAGLPDSGPVAGGVPVDRLREAFEARRAADADIRALAALLTRNGDC; encoded by the coding sequence ATGACACACCGGGACACCTCACCCCTTGCCCGCCTGCAGGAAATCCTCCACCTGCCGCCGCTGCCCGGCGTGGCCTGCCGCCTGCTCAAGGAACTGGCTGACGACGAGGCCGACATCGACCGGCTGGCCGCGCTCATCGAACAGGACCCGGGGCTGGCCGCACGCATCGTCGGCATCGCCAACTCGGCCTACTTCGCCCGCAGCCGCGAGGTCACCAGCGTACGCCAGGCCATCGTGCGCGTGCTGGGCCTGAACATGGTGCGCGGCCTGGCCATCGGCATTGCCCTCAGCCGCCCCTTCGACGCCAGCGCCTGCCCCGACTTCGACGTCGAGGGCTACTGGTACCAGGCTTTCCAGACCGCCACCCTGGCGGCAGCGCTCGCGCCGCACAGCCCGCTGGACGAGGCCGAGCGGGACTGCCTGTTCCTGGCCGGGCTGCTGCACAACCTGGGGCGGCTGGTGCTGGTGCATGCCTTCCCCGGACGCATGGGCGACATCCTGCGCCAGTGGCAGCGTGAACCCGACCGACCGCTGGCCGAGCTCGAGTCCGAGGCGCTGGCCGTCAACGAGACCGAGGCCGGCCGCGTGATCGCCACCCTGTGGAACCTGCCGGGCTGCGTGGGCAGCGTGATCGAGTTCTGCGGCCAGCCCCGGCTGGCGCCCACACACGCCGCGCTGGTGCAGTTGGTGGCCCTGTGCCGCGACCTGTGCGCAGCGCTCCATGCCGACCCCGAACACGAGCCCGCCGGCCTGCCCGACTCGGGCCCGGTCGCGGGGGGGGTGCCTGTCGACCGGTTGCGCGAGGCATTCGAGGCGCGGCGGGCGGCCGATGCCGACATCCGCGCCCTCGCCGCCCTGCTCACCCGTAACGGAGACTGCTGA
- a CDS encoding alanine/glycine:cation symporter family protein, whose product MNDWLQTLTDWTGTLSGLLWGHPITLIVLLGTGLYLTLRLGFVQIRGFRHSAALISGRYSDPTHQGEVSHFQALATALSATVGTGNIAGVATAISLGGPGALFWMWVTAFVGMATKFTECTLALKFREVTPDGEVAGGPMYTLLNGLNMRKLAMAFALFAMIASFGIGNMVQANSVVDGLRYLHPGFADQAWLVGLVMAILVGLVIIGGVRRIARVASTLVPFMATLYIAAALLVLFNHLGEIPAALKTIFNHALNPWAVGGAAVGEAIRWGVARGLFSNEAGLGSSPMAHAAARTNEPVREGLVAMMEPFIDTLVICTLTGLVIVVTGAWVDRSDDLVGAALTAHAFQETLGPAGGMVVGVGLSLFAFSTIIAWSYYGDRSARFLFGDGAVMPYRVLYALLVVFGAAVPLQLVWNIADVTNILMALPNIIAVILLAGLARRLKDDYFSRPQKPTR is encoded by the coding sequence ATGAACGACTGGCTGCAGACCCTCACCGACTGGACCGGCACCCTCTCCGGTCTGCTGTGGGGGCACCCCATCACCCTGATCGTCCTGCTGGGGACCGGCCTCTACCTGACCCTGCGCCTGGGCTTCGTGCAGATCCGCGGCTTTCGCCACTCGGCCGCGCTCATCAGCGGCCGCTACTCCGACCCCACCCACCAGGGCGAGGTCTCCCATTTCCAGGCGCTGGCCACCGCGCTCTCGGCCACCGTCGGCACCGGCAACATCGCGGGCGTGGCCACAGCCATCTCCCTGGGCGGACCCGGCGCCCTGTTCTGGATGTGGGTCACGGCCTTCGTGGGCATGGCCACCAAGTTCACCGAATGCACCCTGGCGCTGAAGTTCCGCGAGGTGACGCCCGACGGCGAGGTCGCCGGCGGCCCCATGTACACCCTGCTCAACGGCCTGAACATGCGCAAGCTGGCCATGGCCTTCGCCCTGTTCGCCATGATCGCCTCCTTCGGCATCGGCAACATGGTCCAGGCCAATTCGGTGGTGGACGGGCTGCGCTATCTGCACCCGGGCTTCGCCGATCAGGCCTGGCTGGTGGGGCTGGTCATGGCCATCCTGGTCGGGCTGGTGATCATCGGCGGCGTGCGCCGCATCGCCCGCGTGGCCAGCACCCTGGTGCCCTTCATGGCCACCCTCTACATCGCCGCCGCCCTGCTGGTGCTGTTCAACCACCTCGGCGAGATCCCTGCCGCGTTGAAGACCATCTTCAACCACGCGCTCAATCCCTGGGCGGTGGGTGGCGCCGCGGTCGGCGAGGCCATCCGCTGGGGCGTGGCGCGCGGGCTGTTCTCCAACGAGGCCGGGCTCGGCTCCTCGCCCATGGCACATGCCGCGGCGCGCACCAACGAACCGGTGCGCGAGGGCCTGGTGGCCATGATGGAACCTTTCATCGATACCCTGGTGATCTGCACCCTCACCGGCCTGGTCATCGTGGTCACCGGCGCCTGGGTGGACCGCAGCGACGACCTGGTCGGCGCCGCGCTCACCGCGCATGCCTTCCAGGAAACCCTCGGTCCGGCCGGCGGCATGGTGGTCGGCGTCGGTCTGTCGCTGTTCGCCTTTTCCACCATCATCGCCTGGTCCTACTATGGCGATCGTTCCGCACGCTTCCTGTTCGGCGACGGCGCGGTCATGCCCTATCGCGTGCTGTATGCGCTGCTGGTGGTGTTCGGCGCGGCCGTGCCCCTGCAGCTGGTGTGGAACATCGCGGATGTGACCAACATCCTCATGGCCCTGCCCAATATCATTGCCGTGATCCTGCTCGCCGGACTGGCCAGGCGGCTGAAGGATGACTACTTCAGCCGGCCGCAGAAACCGACCCGCTGA